Proteins from a single region of Punica granatum isolate Tunisia-2019 chromosome 8, ASM765513v2, whole genome shotgun sequence:
- the LOC116188656 gene encoding protein DEFECTIVE IN MERISTEM SILENCING 3: protein MMSDSRALVVLDDNQVPKDEAPNGGQSAEELILYGSKKLQDDLESLGLRIKQHEENIRSLKAQKSKLDDAILDKQVLLGNYHSRAESKISDGGVFQPPSEDGTVDQVLRHEKPAAGLICQLEAEEVGEPCHRVMVKDVLGVVAALGKVVDATLGSFLAEYLGADTMLAVVCKTYEGVKALETYDSEGCIDKSSGLHGLGASVGRPINGRFMVICLENLRPYTGDFVYDDPQRKLNLLKPRLPDGQCPAGFLGFAVNMIEMEATHLQYLTEYGHGLRETLFYHLFRRTQVYKTRAEMMNALPFINDGAISLDGGVIRGPGVYPLGAQEDVPVRFSIASGSKYPVHYYETEKEMKDLKWKREKLLEDVQRERQLLDHAKLHFERKKQEFVKFLAHSSTYAAAQQQVQMGRDPLTPRCSPAPNNGT from the exons ATGATGTCCGACTCAAGAGCGCTGGTGGTTCTGGATGACAACCAAGTCCCCAAGGATGAAGCGCCTAACGGGGGCCAGTCCGCCGAAGAGTTGATACTCTACGGCTCTAAG AAACTTCAAGATGATCTAGAGTCGCTGGGCCTGAGAATCAAGCAGCACGAGGAGAACATAAGGTCCCTCAAGGCTCAGAAATCCAAACTAGATGATGCTATTCTCGATAAGCAAG TTCTATTGGGCAACTATCATTCTCGAGCCGAATCTAAGATTTCAGATGGTGGCGTTTTCCAACCTCCGAGTGAGGACGGCACAGTTGACCAGGTTCTTCGCCATGAAAAACCGGCTGCTGGCCTTATATGCCAGCTGGAGGCCGAGGAAGTAGGCGAACCTTGTCATCGAGTGATGGTCAAGGATGTGCTCGGGGTTGTTGCTGCTCTAGGCAAAGTTGTGGATGCTACCCTTGGCAG CTTTCTTGCGGAGTATTTGGGGGCAGATACCATGCTGGCAGTCGTTTGCAAGACTTATGAAGGTGTCAAGGCTCTGGAAACTTATGATAGTGAAGGATGTATAGATAAAAGTTCTGGTCTTCATGGGCTTGGAGCTTCTGTTGGAAGGCCCATAAATGGAAGATTTATGGTGATCTGCTTGGAGAACTTAAG ACCATACACTGGAGACTTTGTATATGATGACCCGCAAAGAAAACTTAATCTTTTGAAGCCGCGGCTACCTGATGGGCAGTGCCCGGCTGGTTTCCTTGGTTTTGCTGTAAATATGATCGAAATGGAAGCAACCCATTTGCAATACTTGACAGAATATGGCCATGGCCTTCGGGAGACTTTGTTCTATCATCTTTTCCGCCGGACTCAAGTTTATAAAACAAGGGCAGAGATGATGAACGCTCTCCCTTTTATAAATGATGGAGCTATTTCCTTAGATGGTGGGGTGATTAGGGGTCCTGGTGTGTATCCCCTCGGTGCCCA GGAAGATGTGCCTGTGCGGTTTTCAATTGCCTCCGGCTCTAAATATCCTGTCCACTACTACGAAACGGAGAAAGAGATGAAGgacttgaaatggaaaagagagAAACTCCTAGAAGATGTACAAAGAGAAAGGCAACTTTTAGATCATGCAAAGCTGCATTTTGAGCGGAAGAAACAAGAATTTGTCAAGTTCCTGGCCCACAGCTCTACTTATGCTGCTGCTCAG CAACAAGTTCAGATGGGAAGAGATCCGTTAACCCCAAGGTGTTCTCCTGCTCCAAATAATGGTACTTAA